In Pelmatolapia mariae isolate MD_Pm_ZW linkage group LG2, Pm_UMD_F_2, whole genome shotgun sequence, one DNA window encodes the following:
- the LOC134638484 gene encoding FHF complex subunit HOOK-interacting protein 2B-like isoform X2 → METFGRFTSMLLHALETREPTVELFDSFVDHWKSITNYYIDTTDDSRPVRQTDIPWHLRQMLDILVYEEKQQAVEDTGACMEYLLQHKLLETLCTLGKAQYPPGMSQQVLLFFSKLLSQVQKPLLQLVNVYRPVQKLICLCALPGSQTEKEEAQFLLAVCSRVKQDPHTLRYVLQLPDQPVGSTLSSDQSESSMQSSSGGTDPPLPCGPIQSESSLLRALLRLTKSQSTSVCLKAHESLLLLCGLQAGFSGELLSTHTQLGELLAGRLQDLYSLLPMEDAAELQSWPHTPWSSQFSRLSTDPSSQSVGHMINFFCWLDFLDHLMREAPQVLSVKLAVCVHQLWLVELLQPQLLDTCEQVVLGSTSVLCATVRLVQSSCLLDQLVHFLLRSDAAQPLLRRCDHISDQISMVSLCLVEELLQKPHRDVLDVLVLSFLHTRRYLSPPASAQEERQTESGEDSEDPEDDPFFSDSLSFSDSPHPPPPPPPGPQTADDVINSFLCLVPVQVRSSQLLQEGGYETYVHDAHTLVTECQALSLSWDWPLTPPPLSLSSGKDSASFFEGHLLKVLFDRLGRLLEQPYELNLQLTAVLSRLSAFSHPLLHEYLLNPYIHLSQSSRSLFSVLIRVMGELMQRIQQVSNLSERLLNTRRALLGLPHDPGLDHLTLLKGVIVLEEFCKELAAIAFVKLPQDQD, encoded by the exons ATGGAGACGTTCGGCAGGTTCACGAGCATGCTGCTGCACGCGCTGGAGACG AGGGAGCCTACGGTGGAGCTGTTTGACTCGTTTGTCGATCACTGGAAATCAATCACCAATTATTATATCGATACGACAG atgacAGCCGTCCTGTCAGACAGACGGACATCCCCTGGCATCTCAGACAGATGTTGGACATCCTGGTGTACGAGGAGAAGCAGCAG GCCGTGGAGGACACAGGAGCCTGCATGGAGTACCTGCTGCAGCACAAGCTGTTGGAGACTCTGTGCACACTGGGGAAGGCTCAG TATCCTCCAGGGATGTCCCAGCAGgtgctcctcttcttctccaagCTCCTGTCTCAGGTGCAGAagcctctgctgcagctggtgaACGTCTACAGACCTGTGCAG AAGCTGATTTGCCTCTGTGCGCTTCCTGGTTCCCAGACTGAAAAGGAGGAAGCTCAGTTCCTATTGGCCGTCTGCTCCAGAGTGAAGCAGGATCCCCACACGCTCAGATACGTCTTACAG CTTCCAGACCAACCAGTAGGCAGTACACTGAGctctgaccaatcagagagcagcaTGCAGTCATCCAGTGGGGGGACAGATCCTCCGCTGCCCTGCGGCCCCATCCAATCAGAGAGCAGTCTGCTGAGGGCCCTGCTGCGTCTCACTAAGAGCCAG AGCACCTCCGTGTGTCTGAAGGCCCACGAGAGCCTCCTGCTGCTCTGCGGGCTGCAGGCTGGGTTCTCAGGGGAGCTGCTGAGCACTCACACCCAGCTGGGAGAGCTGCTGGCTGGGAGGCTGCAGGACCTCTACTCCCTGCTGCCTATGGAGGAcgctgcagagctgcagagctgGCCTCACACGCCCTGGAg CTCTCAGTTCTCTCGCCTCAGCACTGACCCCAGCTCACAGTCTGTGGGTCACATGATCAATTTCTTCTGCTGGCTGGACTTCCTGGATCACCTGATGAGAGAGGCACCACAG gtgtTGTCAGTGAAGttggctgtgtgtgttcatcagcTCTGGTTGGTGGAGCTTCTTCAGCCTCAGCTGTTGGACAC gtgTGAGCAGGTGGTGCTGGGCTCCACCTCCGTCCTCTGTGCCACCGTCAGGCTCGTCCAGTCCTCATGTCTGCTGGATCAGCTCGTCCACTTCCTGCTGCGGAGCGACGCCGCTCAGCCACTGCTGCGCCGCTGCGACCACATCTCTGACCAG ATCAGCATGGTGTCGCTCTGTCTGGTGGAGGAGCTGCTCCAGAAGCCTCACAGGGACGTCTTGGACGTGCTGGTGCTGAGTTTCCTGCACACTCGGCGTTACCTGAGTCCACCTGCCTCGGCACAGGAGGAGCGGCAGACGGAGAGTGGCGAGGACAGCGA AGACCCAGAGGACGACCCCTTCTTTTCCGATAGCCTGAGCTTCTCAGACAGTCCCCACCCCCCTCCGCCTCCTCCACCTGGACCCCAGACagctgatgatgtcatcaacaG tttccTGTGTTTGGTTCCTGTTCAGGTGCGATCGTCTCAGCTGCTGCAGGAAGGAGGATACGAGACGTACGTCCACGACGCTCACACACTG GTGACCGAGTGTCAGGCTCTCTCGCTGTCCTGGGATTGGCCGCtcactcccccccccctttccctgtcgTCAGGTAAAGACTCCGCCTCCTTCTTCGAAGGTCACCTGCTAAAAGTTCTCTTTGACCGACTGGGACGCCTCCTGGAGCag CCGTACGAGTTGAACCTGCAGCTGACGGCTGTTCTCTCCAGGCTGTCGGCGTTCAGCCACCCTCTGCTGCACGAGTACCTGCTCAACCCCTACATACACCTGTCTCAGTCCTCCAGGTCACTCTTCTCCGTCCTCATCAGG GTGATGGGAGAGCTGATGCAGAGGATCCAGCAGGTCTCTAACCTGAGCGAGCGACTGCTGAACACCAGGAGAGCGCTGCTGGGCCTACCGCACGACCCCGG ACTGGATCACCTGACCCTGCTCAAAGGAGTCATCGTCCTCGAGGAGTTCTGCAAGGAGCTTGCTGCCATCGCCTTCGTCAAGCTGCCCCAGGACCAGGACTGA
- the LOC134638484 gene encoding FHF complex subunit HOOK-interacting protein 2B-like isoform X3 produces MTIQREPTVELFDSFVDHWKSITNYYIDTTDDSRPVRQTDIPWHLRQMLDILVYEEKQQAVEDTGACMEYLLQHKLLETLCTLGKAQYPPGMSQQVLLFFSKLLSQVQKPLLQLVNVYRPVQKLICLCALPGSQTEKEEAQFLLAVCSRVKQDPHTLRYVLQLPDQPVGSTLSSDQSESSMQSSSGGTDPPLPCGPIQSESSLLRALLRLTKSQSTSVCLKAHESLLLLCGLQAGFSGELLSTHTQLGELLAGRLQDLYSLLPMEDAAELQSWPHTPWSSQFSRLSTDPSSQSVGHMINFFCWLDFLDHLMREAPQVLSVKLAVCVHQLWLVELLQPQLLDTCEQVVLGSTSVLCATVRLVQSSCLLDQLVHFLLRSDAAQPLLRRCDHISDQISMVSLCLVEELLQKPHRDVLDVLVLSFLHTRRYLSPPASAQEERQTESGEDSEDPEDDPFFSDSLSFSDSPHPPPPPPPGPQTADDVINSFLCLVPVQVRSSQLLQEGGYETYVHDAHTLVTECQALSLSWDWPLTPPPLSLSSGKDSASFFEGHLLKVLFDRLGRLLEQPYELNLQLTAVLSRLSAFSHPLLHEYLLNPYIHLSQSSRSLFSVLIRVMGELMQRIQQVSNLSERLLNTRRALLGLPHDPGLDHLTLLKGVIVLEEFCKELAAIAFVKLPQDQD; encoded by the exons ATGACGATCCAG AGGGAGCCTACGGTGGAGCTGTTTGACTCGTTTGTCGATCACTGGAAATCAATCACCAATTATTATATCGATACGACAG atgacAGCCGTCCTGTCAGACAGACGGACATCCCCTGGCATCTCAGACAGATGTTGGACATCCTGGTGTACGAGGAGAAGCAGCAG GCCGTGGAGGACACAGGAGCCTGCATGGAGTACCTGCTGCAGCACAAGCTGTTGGAGACTCTGTGCACACTGGGGAAGGCTCAG TATCCTCCAGGGATGTCCCAGCAGgtgctcctcttcttctccaagCTCCTGTCTCAGGTGCAGAagcctctgctgcagctggtgaACGTCTACAGACCTGTGCAG AAGCTGATTTGCCTCTGTGCGCTTCCTGGTTCCCAGACTGAAAAGGAGGAAGCTCAGTTCCTATTGGCCGTCTGCTCCAGAGTGAAGCAGGATCCCCACACGCTCAGATACGTCTTACAG CTTCCAGACCAACCAGTAGGCAGTACACTGAGctctgaccaatcagagagcagcaTGCAGTCATCCAGTGGGGGGACAGATCCTCCGCTGCCCTGCGGCCCCATCCAATCAGAGAGCAGTCTGCTGAGGGCCCTGCTGCGTCTCACTAAGAGCCAG AGCACCTCCGTGTGTCTGAAGGCCCACGAGAGCCTCCTGCTGCTCTGCGGGCTGCAGGCTGGGTTCTCAGGGGAGCTGCTGAGCACTCACACCCAGCTGGGAGAGCTGCTGGCTGGGAGGCTGCAGGACCTCTACTCCCTGCTGCCTATGGAGGAcgctgcagagctgcagagctgGCCTCACACGCCCTGGAg CTCTCAGTTCTCTCGCCTCAGCACTGACCCCAGCTCACAGTCTGTGGGTCACATGATCAATTTCTTCTGCTGGCTGGACTTCCTGGATCACCTGATGAGAGAGGCACCACAG gtgtTGTCAGTGAAGttggctgtgtgtgttcatcagcTCTGGTTGGTGGAGCTTCTTCAGCCTCAGCTGTTGGACAC gtgTGAGCAGGTGGTGCTGGGCTCCACCTCCGTCCTCTGTGCCACCGTCAGGCTCGTCCAGTCCTCATGTCTGCTGGATCAGCTCGTCCACTTCCTGCTGCGGAGCGACGCCGCTCAGCCACTGCTGCGCCGCTGCGACCACATCTCTGACCAG ATCAGCATGGTGTCGCTCTGTCTGGTGGAGGAGCTGCTCCAGAAGCCTCACAGGGACGTCTTGGACGTGCTGGTGCTGAGTTTCCTGCACACTCGGCGTTACCTGAGTCCACCTGCCTCGGCACAGGAGGAGCGGCAGACGGAGAGTGGCGAGGACAGCGA AGACCCAGAGGACGACCCCTTCTTTTCCGATAGCCTGAGCTTCTCAGACAGTCCCCACCCCCCTCCGCCTCCTCCACCTGGACCCCAGACagctgatgatgtcatcaacaG tttccTGTGTTTGGTTCCTGTTCAGGTGCGATCGTCTCAGCTGCTGCAGGAAGGAGGATACGAGACGTACGTCCACGACGCTCACACACTG GTGACCGAGTGTCAGGCTCTCTCGCTGTCCTGGGATTGGCCGCtcactcccccccccctttccctgtcgTCAGGTAAAGACTCCGCCTCCTTCTTCGAAGGTCACCTGCTAAAAGTTCTCTTTGACCGACTGGGACGCCTCCTGGAGCag CCGTACGAGTTGAACCTGCAGCTGACGGCTGTTCTCTCCAGGCTGTCGGCGTTCAGCCACCCTCTGCTGCACGAGTACCTGCTCAACCCCTACATACACCTGTCTCAGTCCTCCAGGTCACTCTTCTCCGTCCTCATCAGG GTGATGGGAGAGCTGATGCAGAGGATCCAGCAGGTCTCTAACCTGAGCGAGCGACTGCTGAACACCAGGAGAGCGCTGCTGGGCCTACCGCACGACCCCGG ACTGGATCACCTGACCCTGCTCAAAGGAGTCATCGTCCTCGAGGAGTTCTGCAAGGAGCTTGCTGCCATCGCCTTCGTCAAGCTGCCCCAGGACCAGGACTGA
- the LOC134638484 gene encoding FHF complex subunit HOOK-interacting protein 2B-like isoform X1, protein MFHIQGSVLQVETWVCHGFPSFTQCVQLVHGRSGKQGFAVLPWNTTKREPTVELFDSFVDHWKSITNYYIDTTDDSRPVRQTDIPWHLRQMLDILVYEEKQQAVEDTGACMEYLLQHKLLETLCTLGKAQYPPGMSQQVLLFFSKLLSQVQKPLLQLVNVYRPVQKLICLCALPGSQTEKEEAQFLLAVCSRVKQDPHTLRYVLQLPDQPVGSTLSSDQSESSMQSSSGGTDPPLPCGPIQSESSLLRALLRLTKSQSTSVCLKAHESLLLLCGLQAGFSGELLSTHTQLGELLAGRLQDLYSLLPMEDAAELQSWPHTPWSSQFSRLSTDPSSQSVGHMINFFCWLDFLDHLMREAPQVLSVKLAVCVHQLWLVELLQPQLLDTCEQVVLGSTSVLCATVRLVQSSCLLDQLVHFLLRSDAAQPLLRRCDHISDQISMVSLCLVEELLQKPHRDVLDVLVLSFLHTRRYLSPPASAQEERQTESGEDSEDPEDDPFFSDSLSFSDSPHPPPPPPPGPQTADDVINSFLCLVPVQVRSSQLLQEGGYETYVHDAHTLVTECQALSLSWDWPLTPPPLSLSSGKDSASFFEGHLLKVLFDRLGRLLEQPYELNLQLTAVLSRLSAFSHPLLHEYLLNPYIHLSQSSRSLFSVLIRVMGELMQRIQQVSNLSERLLNTRRALLGLPHDPGLDHLTLLKGVIVLEEFCKELAAIAFVKLPQDQD, encoded by the exons atgtttcacatacaagggtcagtgctccaggtagaaacatgggtgtgccatgggttccccagtttcacccagtGTGTCCaacttgtacatggaagaagtggaaaacagGGCTTTGCtgtcctaccctggaacaccaccaag AGGGAGCCTACGGTGGAGCTGTTTGACTCGTTTGTCGATCACTGGAAATCAATCACCAATTATTATATCGATACGACAG atgacAGCCGTCCTGTCAGACAGACGGACATCCCCTGGCATCTCAGACAGATGTTGGACATCCTGGTGTACGAGGAGAAGCAGCAG GCCGTGGAGGACACAGGAGCCTGCATGGAGTACCTGCTGCAGCACAAGCTGTTGGAGACTCTGTGCACACTGGGGAAGGCTCAG TATCCTCCAGGGATGTCCCAGCAGgtgctcctcttcttctccaagCTCCTGTCTCAGGTGCAGAagcctctgctgcagctggtgaACGTCTACAGACCTGTGCAG AAGCTGATTTGCCTCTGTGCGCTTCCTGGTTCCCAGACTGAAAAGGAGGAAGCTCAGTTCCTATTGGCCGTCTGCTCCAGAGTGAAGCAGGATCCCCACACGCTCAGATACGTCTTACAG CTTCCAGACCAACCAGTAGGCAGTACACTGAGctctgaccaatcagagagcagcaTGCAGTCATCCAGTGGGGGGACAGATCCTCCGCTGCCCTGCGGCCCCATCCAATCAGAGAGCAGTCTGCTGAGGGCCCTGCTGCGTCTCACTAAGAGCCAG AGCACCTCCGTGTGTCTGAAGGCCCACGAGAGCCTCCTGCTGCTCTGCGGGCTGCAGGCTGGGTTCTCAGGGGAGCTGCTGAGCACTCACACCCAGCTGGGAGAGCTGCTGGCTGGGAGGCTGCAGGACCTCTACTCCCTGCTGCCTATGGAGGAcgctgcagagctgcagagctgGCCTCACACGCCCTGGAg CTCTCAGTTCTCTCGCCTCAGCACTGACCCCAGCTCACAGTCTGTGGGTCACATGATCAATTTCTTCTGCTGGCTGGACTTCCTGGATCACCTGATGAGAGAGGCACCACAG gtgtTGTCAGTGAAGttggctgtgtgtgttcatcagcTCTGGTTGGTGGAGCTTCTTCAGCCTCAGCTGTTGGACAC gtgTGAGCAGGTGGTGCTGGGCTCCACCTCCGTCCTCTGTGCCACCGTCAGGCTCGTCCAGTCCTCATGTCTGCTGGATCAGCTCGTCCACTTCCTGCTGCGGAGCGACGCCGCTCAGCCACTGCTGCGCCGCTGCGACCACATCTCTGACCAG ATCAGCATGGTGTCGCTCTGTCTGGTGGAGGAGCTGCTCCAGAAGCCTCACAGGGACGTCTTGGACGTGCTGGTGCTGAGTTTCCTGCACACTCGGCGTTACCTGAGTCCACCTGCCTCGGCACAGGAGGAGCGGCAGACGGAGAGTGGCGAGGACAGCGA AGACCCAGAGGACGACCCCTTCTTTTCCGATAGCCTGAGCTTCTCAGACAGTCCCCACCCCCCTCCGCCTCCTCCACCTGGACCCCAGACagctgatgatgtcatcaacaG tttccTGTGTTTGGTTCCTGTTCAGGTGCGATCGTCTCAGCTGCTGCAGGAAGGAGGATACGAGACGTACGTCCACGACGCTCACACACTG GTGACCGAGTGTCAGGCTCTCTCGCTGTCCTGGGATTGGCCGCtcactcccccccccctttccctgtcgTCAGGTAAAGACTCCGCCTCCTTCTTCGAAGGTCACCTGCTAAAAGTTCTCTTTGACCGACTGGGACGCCTCCTGGAGCag CCGTACGAGTTGAACCTGCAGCTGACGGCTGTTCTCTCCAGGCTGTCGGCGTTCAGCCACCCTCTGCTGCACGAGTACCTGCTCAACCCCTACATACACCTGTCTCAGTCCTCCAGGTCACTCTTCTCCGTCCTCATCAGG GTGATGGGAGAGCTGATGCAGAGGATCCAGCAGGTCTCTAACCTGAGCGAGCGACTGCTGAACACCAGGAGAGCGCTGCTGGGCCTACCGCACGACCCCGG ACTGGATCACCTGACCCTGCTCAAAGGAGTCATCGTCCTCGAGGAGTTCTGCAAGGAGCTTGCTGCCATCGCCTTCGTCAAGCTGCCCCAGGACCAGGACTGA